A window of Cryptomeria japonica chromosome 3, Sugi_1.0, whole genome shotgun sequence contains these coding sequences:
- the LOC131033804 gene encoding peamaclein-like, with the protein MEMKKAICLCLLLALFLALPLQTAATVGPAMAPPPKLTEKECKDKCNVRCEYARLKRCLKYCNDCCTKCNCVPSGHYGNKDECPCYRDRKNHRGKPKCP; encoded by the exons ATGGAGATGAAGAAAGCAATATGCCTCTGCCTCTTGTTGGCTCTTTTTCTCGCTCTTCCATTACAA ACTGCAGCAACGGTTGGCCCAGCGATGGCCCCTCCACCAAAACTAACTGAAAAAG AGTGCAAGGATAAATGCAATGTCAGGTGCGAGTATGCTCGTCTAAAACGTTGCTTAAAGTACTGCAACGATTGCTGTACGAAGTGCAACTGTGTTCCAAGTGGGCATTATGGTAATAAGGATGAATGCCCATGTTACAGAGACAGGAAGAACCACAGAGGCAAACCCAAATGTCCATGA